In Nitrospira sp., a single genomic region encodes these proteins:
- a CDS encoding DUF1156 domain-containing protein — protein sequence MKPPYQKKLIEVALPLEAINKASAREKSIRHGHPSTLHLWWARRPLAAARAVIFAQMVDDPSSRPDLFPTEKKQEKERQRLFKIIEDLVQWENTTNEKVLQAARDEIWQSWRRACADHADHPRAKDLFNRNKLPAFHDPFAGGGALPLEAQRLGLEAYASDLNPVAVLINKAMIEIPPKFSGKPPVNPESQNDKTLFKREWHGAQGLAEDVRYYGKWMRDEAEKRIGHLYPKIEVTKEMAKDRPDLKPYIGHKLTVIAWLWARTVKSPNPAFAKVDVPLASTFMLSTKPGKEAYVEPVVDDKSYRFTVKVGKPKHAERAKNGTKLSRGANFECVMSGTPIAGDYIKAEGKAGRMGARLMAIVAEGQRGRLYLAPLPMHEEVALKAKPEWKPEGDVPARLTGGTCVPYGLVTWGDLFTQRQLVALTTFSDLVGEAMQQVRRDALGAGLPDPSTGSGQANKPLRGGGTGAEAYAEAVGVYLVFALDKVVDRGSSIGRWDPTPTQSGIINTFSRQALPMTWDFAESNPLGAASGNYVSAIELVTKVLDKLPSNGISSAEQADASGQTTSTDRLVSTDPPYYDNIGYADLSDFFYVWLRRCLQPIFPDLFATVAVPKAEELVATPYRHGNKEKAETFFLEGMTQAMHRLVEQAHPAFPVTIYYAFKQSETESIEGTSSTGWETFLDAVIHAGFGISGTWPMRTELSNRMISSGTNALASSIVLVCRPRAADMPTATRREFVAALKAELPQALRRLQEGNIAPVDLAQAAIGPGMAVYTRYAKVLDAEGKPLSVREALALINQTLDEVLAEQEGDFDADSRWALAWFEQSGFAPGDYGVAETLSKAKNTSVSGLVDAGILSSKAGKVRLLKPDELPKDWDPTSDQRLTNWEMVHHLIRVLESGGEGTAAQLVAKLGSKAETARELCYRLYALCERKKRAAEALSYNALVQSWPEITRLAREGRTEQAGTGATGDLFE from the coding sequence TTGAAACCACCATATCAAAAGAAACTCATCGAAGTGGCGCTGCCGCTGGAGGCGATTAACAAGGCTTCGGCGCGGGAGAAGTCCATCCGTCATGGGCATCCGAGCACGCTGCACCTCTGGTGGGCCAGGCGGCCGTTGGCAGCGGCGCGCGCGGTGATCTTTGCGCAGATGGTGGATGACCCGTCGAGCCGGCCAGACCTGTTCCCCACGGAGAAGAAGCAGGAGAAGGAACGGCAACGGCTCTTCAAGATCATCGAAGACCTCGTGCAGTGGGAAAACACCACGAACGAAAAAGTCTTGCAGGCGGCGCGCGATGAAATCTGGCAGAGCTGGCGGCGAGCCTGCGCCGACCATGCCGACCATCCACGGGCCAAGGACCTGTTCAATCGCAACAAGCTCCCGGCCTTTCACGATCCCTTCGCAGGCGGCGGAGCCTTGCCGTTGGAGGCCCAACGGCTTGGCCTCGAAGCCTACGCGAGCGACCTGAATCCAGTCGCTGTGCTGATCAACAAGGCGATGATCGAGATCCCGCCAAAGTTTTCCGGCAAGCCACCGGTGAATCCTGAATCGCAAAATGACAAGACGCTGTTCAAAAGGGAATGGCATGGCGCGCAAGGATTGGCCGAAGATGTTCGCTACTACGGGAAATGGATGCGGGACGAGGCCGAGAAGCGCATCGGCCATCTGTATCCCAAGATCGAAGTGACCAAGGAGATGGCGAAAGATCGGCCCGACCTCAAGCCCTACATCGGCCACAAGCTCACCGTGATCGCGTGGCTCTGGGCGCGCACGGTGAAGAGCCCGAACCCGGCATTCGCGAAGGTGGACGTGCCGCTCGCCTCCACCTTCATGCTCTCGACCAAGCCTGGTAAAGAGGCCTACGTCGAGCCGGTGGTTGATGACAAGAGCTACCGATTCACGGTGAAGGTGGGGAAGCCGAAGCACGCAGAGCGGGCGAAGAACGGGACCAAGCTCTCGCGCGGCGCGAACTTCGAGTGTGTGATGTCGGGGACGCCGATTGCGGGCGACTACATCAAGGCCGAGGGCAAGGCCGGGCGGATGGGCGCGCGACTGATGGCCATTGTGGCGGAAGGCCAGCGTGGGCGCCTGTACCTCGCGCCATTGCCGATGCACGAGGAGGTGGCGCTCAAGGCTAAGCCGGAGTGGAAGCCGGAAGGCGACGTGCCCGCACGACTCACGGGCGGTACTTGCGTGCCATATGGCTTGGTGACTTGGGGCGATCTCTTCACCCAGCGGCAGTTGGTGGCGCTGACGACCTTTTCCGACCTCGTGGGCGAGGCAATGCAGCAAGTCCGCCGCGACGCGCTTGGCGCAGGCCTGCCCGATCCTTCGACAGGCTCAGGACAGGCGAACAAGCCCCTGCGCGGCGGCGGCACCGGCGCGGAGGCGTATGCAGAGGCGGTGGGGGTGTATCTGGTTTTTGCGTTGGACAAAGTCGTCGATCGTGGATCTTCAATCGGCAGGTGGGACCCAACGCCGACTCAGAGCGGGATTATTAACACCTTCAGCCGGCAAGCGCTTCCCATGACCTGGGACTTCGCTGAGTCGAATCCTCTTGGCGCAGCGTCTGGAAACTATGTAAGTGCCATCGAACTTGTAACTAAGGTATTAGACAAACTCCCCAGCAACGGTATTAGTTCCGCTGAACAGGCGGATGCTTCAGGTCAAACGACAAGCACCGATCGATTGGTTTCTACCGACCCACCCTACTACGACAACATCGGCTACGCTGACCTGTCCGACTTCTTCTACGTCTGGTTGCGCCGCTGCCTGCAGCCGATCTTCCCCGACCTATTTGCCACGGTCGCCGTGCCGAAAGCCGAGGAACTGGTCGCCACGCCATACCGCCATGGGAACAAGGAGAAGGCAGAAACCTTCTTCTTGGAAGGCATGACTCAGGCGATGCATCGGCTGGTGGAGCAGGCGCACCCAGCGTTTCCGGTCACGATTTACTACGCCTTCAAACAGTCGGAGACAGAGAGTATCGAAGGTACGTCTAGCACCGGCTGGGAAACCTTTCTCGATGCGGTGATCCATGCCGGTTTCGGGATTAGCGGTACCTGGCCGATGCGCACGGAACTGAGCAATCGGATGATTAGCTCTGGCACGAACGCGCTCGCCTCCAGCATCGTGCTCGTCTGCCGTCCGCGAGCAGCAGATATGCCCACCGCCACCCGCCGTGAGTTTGTCGCCGCGCTGAAGGCCGAACTGCCGCAGGCGCTGCGCCGATTGCAGGAAGGCAACATCGCCCCGGTGGATCTCGCACAGGCGGCCATCGGCCCAGGCATGGCGGTCTACACGCGCTACGCCAAGGTGCTCGACGCCGAGGGCAAGCCACTTTCCGTGCGTGAGGCGCTGGCTCTCATCAATCAAACACTCGATGAGGTCTTAGCCGAACAGGAGGGCGACTTCGACGCCGACAGCCGCTGGGCCTTGGCCTGGTTTGAACAATCCGGCTTCGCTCCTGGGGACTATGGCGTGGCCGAGACGCTCTCGAAGGCGAAGAACACGAGTGTCTCGGGGTTGGTCGACGCAGGCATTCTGTCCTCGAAGGCAGGAAAGGTGCGTCTCCTCAAGCCGGACGAATTGCCGAAAGACTGGGACCCCACCAGTGATCAGCGCCTGACGAACTGGGAGATGGTGCACCACCTCATTCGCGTCCTCGAATCAGGCGGCGAAGGAACAGCAGCGCAGTTGGTTGCGAAGCTGGGCAGCAAGGCTGAGACTGCCCGCGAACTCTGCTATCGCCTCTATGCGCTCTGCGAGCGAAAGAAGCGAGCAGCCGAGGCATTGTCCTACAACGCCCTCGTCCAAAGCTGGCCGGAGATCACGCGGCTCGCGCGGGAGGGGCGAACGGAGCAGGCCGGGACTGGTGCAACGGGCGACTTGTTTGAGTGA